A window of the Oryza brachyantha chromosome 5, ObraRS2, whole genome shotgun sequence genome harbors these coding sequences:
- the LOC102708997 gene encoding DNA replication complex GINS protein PSF1, whose protein sequence is MYGRRASQLLKEIDSCEAGQLAPFNSDVFDQVIRECNEHNTQFQSLIRKMVEQNLDIETTRNEDHYGAAVHHLSLLRNKRCLMAYMYNRAEVIQSFRWKIGPVLPHEIQEKLHFSEKEYFKNHSAAMKLYMSEMDIDLTVDMVPPKDPYIQVRVLEEIGEVSLGDHSISLTKNSLHFLRRTDTEQFISQGLMEEFLE, encoded by the exons atgtACGGGCGGCGCGCGTCGCAGCTGCTGAAGGAGATCGACTCCTGCGAGGCCGGACAACTCGCGCCATTCAAC AGCGATGTATTCGATCAGGTCATTAGAGAGTGCAATGAAcacaatacacagttccagtCGTTGATCAG GAAAATGGTCGAGCAAAACTTAGATATTGAAACAACCAGAAACGAGGACCACTACGGGGCAGCTGTCCATCACCTTTCGCTGCTCCGTAACAAAAGATGCCTCATGGCTTACAT GTATAACCGTGCAGAAGTTATTCAGAGTTTTAGATGGAAAATTGGTCCAGTGCTTCCTCAtgaaatacaagaaaaacTCCATTTTTCAGAGAAAGAGTACTTCAAGAACCACTCGGCAGCCATGAAATTGTACATGTCAGAGATGGATATAGATTTAACAGTG GACATGGTGCCTCCCAAGGATCCCTACATACAGGTTCGGGTGCTTGAGGAAATTGGTGAAGTATCTCTTGGTGATCATTCCATATCATTGACAAAGAACTCACTTCATTTCCTAAGGCGCACTGATACTGAACAATTTATATCACAG GGTCTTATGGAAGAGTTTCTGGAGTAG
- the LOC102708718 gene encoding universal stress protein PHOS32-like, whose product MAAGGRRADDDRRIAVAMDYSASSKRALDWAIANLLRRGDTVVVVHVLHHGGEEAKHALWGKSGSPLIPLSEFRDPTAMQQYGIHCDAEVLDMLDTAARQFELTVVAKLYWGDAREKLCDAVEEQKIDTLVMGSRGLGSIQRILLGSVTNYVLSNASCPVTVVKGK is encoded by the exons ATGGCTGCTGGTGGCCGAAgggccgacgacgaccggaGGATCGCGGTGGCGATGGACTACTCGGCGAGCAGCAAGAGGGCGCTGGACTGGGCCATCGCCAACCTGCTCCGCCGGGGTgacaccgtcgtcgtcgtccacgtCCTGCACcacggcggggaggaggccaagCACGCCCTGTGGGGCAAGTCCGGATCCC CGCTGATCCCTCTCTCCGAGTTCCGGGATCCGACGGCGATGCAGCAGTACGGCATTCACTGCGACGCCGAGGTGCTCGACATGCTCGACACCGCGGCGCGCCAGTTTGAG CTGACGGTAGTGGCGAAGCTGTACTGGGGCGACGCCAGGGAGAAGCTCTGCGACGCCGTGGAGGAGCAGAAGATCGACACGCTCGTCATGGGCAGCCGCGGCCTTGGCTCAATTCAGAG GATTCTTTTGGGGAGTGTGACAAACTACGTGCTGTCAAACGCATCATGCCCTGTGACAGTCGTCAAGGGGAAGTGA
- the LOC102709564 gene encoding uncharacterized protein LOC102709564 isoform X1, which translates to MDARKKSPPATAAGTTPAAANGYFSTVFAASPLANAKDAKQTDLYAMLNKQNSKGQNGGGFSGNGKSHTSTKGRTTCKDGKHSYPNESSESPYFGSSVHYGGREFYGNTPQKQGDESPGDHKEENPDGSLATRGDWWQGSLYY; encoded by the exons ATGGACGCCAGGAAGAAATCGCcgcccgcaaccgccgccggaaccacgccggcggcggccaacgGATACTTCAGCACCGTCTTCGCCGCGTCGCCTCTG GCAAATGCAAAAGACGCGAAGCAGACGGACCTGTACGCTATGTTGAACAAGCAGAATTCCAAAGGGCAGAATGGCGGTGGTTTTTCAGGTA ATGGAAAATCCCACACTTCTACTAAAGGTCGCACTACGTGCAAGGATGGAAAGCATTCCTATCCAAACGAGTCATCAGAGTCTCCATATTTTGGCTCTTCTGTGCATTACGGTGGTAGGGAGTTCTATGGTAACACTCCTCAAAAGCAGGGCGATGAATCACCTGGAGAT CATAAGGAAGAGAATCCGGATGGCTCACTGGCTACCAGAGGTGATTGGTGGCAAG GTTCACTCTATTACTAA
- the LOC102709279 gene encoding rop guanine nucleotide exchange factor 7 gives MARGGGGEEAEEEREVSEALTADSSSADEECRRGSSSSSASSGDASSESYCPPDEWQKVAIKTCVSSDLVVVSAEPPAKEKPSSRIDAAAADKHHRPSEMEMMKERFAKLLLGEDMSGGGKGVCTALAISNAITNLCATIFGQLWRLEPLLPEKKTMWRREMDWLLCVSDHIVELVPTWQTFPDGSKLEIMTSRPRSDLYINLPALRKLDHMLLEILESFRDPEFWYVDQGICPPDREGSTPFKLTFQRRDEKWWLPVPRVPPGGVCETTRRQLEHKRDCASQILKAAMAINSNALAEMDVPDSYLDSLPKNGRATLGDIIYRYITSDQFSPDCLLDCLDLSSEYQALEIANRVEASIYVWRRRGASGAASRAGNKSSWGIVKDMIMDTEKRDDLLAERAEGLLMCLKQRFPGLTQTSLDTSKIQYNKDVGKSILESYSRVLESLASNIIARIDDLLYVDERSRQAEQLPTGPGSGKISCMPMAPAVPAYPVMPTSGTPPYATAYATPSFSPAQLSSPSKIGRALLVDRRSHDGGSMEFMGMAVSNAVFDLPGL, from the exons AtggcgagaggaggaggaggagaggaggcggaggaggagagggaggtgagCGAGGCGCTGACGGCGGACTCGTCGTCGGCCGACGAGGAGTGCCGCCGCGGGAGCAGCAGCTCCAGCGCCAGCTCCGGGGACGCGTCCAGCGAGTCCTACTGCCCGCCCGACGAGTGGCAGAAGGTGGCCATCAAGACCTGCGTGTCGTccgacctcgtcgtcgtctcggCCGAGCCCCCGGCCAAGGAGAAGCCCTCGTCGCgcatcgacgccgccgcggcggacaAGCACCACAGGCCCTCAG AGATGGAGATGATGAAGGAGAGGTTCGCGAAGCTGCTGCTCGGCGAGGACAtgtccggcggcggcaagggcgTCTGCACCGCGCTCGCCATCTCCAACGCCATCACCAACCTCTGCG CGACGATATTTGGGCAGCTGTGGAGGCTGGAGCCGCTGCTgccggagaagaagacgaTGTGGCGGCGCGAGATGGACTGGCTGCTCTGCGTCAGTGACCACATCGTCGAGCTAGTGCCCACATGGCAGACATTCCCCGACGGCAGTAAGCTCGAG ATAATGACAAGCAGGCCACGGTCTGATCTATACATCAATCTGCCGGCACTACGAAAGCTAGACCATATGCTCCTC GAAATCCTGGAGAGCTTCAGGGACCCAGAGTTCTGGTACGTCGACCAGGGGATCTGCCCGCCGGACCGCGAAGGCAGCACCCCTTTCAAGCTAACGTTCCAGCGCCGCGACGAGAAGTGGTGGCTGCCCGTGCCCCGCGTCCCTCCCGGCGGCGTCTGCGAGACCACGAGGAGGCAGCTCGAGCACAAGCGCGACTGCGCCAGCCAGATCCTCAAGGCCGCCATGGCCATCAACAGCAACGCCCTCGCCGAAATGGACGTCCCCGACTCGTACCTCGATTCATTGCCAAAG AACGGGCGCGCGACGCTGGGCGACATCATATACAGGTACATCACGTCGGATCAGTTCTCGCCGGACTGCCTCCTCGACTGCCTCGACCTGTCGTCGGAGTACCAGGCGCTGGAGATCGCGAACCGCGTGGAGGCCTCCATCTACGTGTGGCGCCGGAGGGGCGCCTCCGGCGCGGCAAGCCGTGCCGGCAACAAGTCGTCGTGGGGCATCGTGAAGGACATGATCATGGACACGGAGAAGAGAGACGACCTCCTCGCCGAGCGCGCCGAGGGCCTCCTGATGTGCCTCAAGCAGAGGTTCCCTGGGCTGACGCAGACCAGCCTGGACACGAGCAAGATTCAGTACAACAAG gaTGTGGGGAAATCGATTCTGGAGAGCTACTCGAGGGTTCTGGAGAGCCTGGCCTCGAACATCATCGCGCGGATCGACGACCTTCTCTACGTCGACGAGCGGAGCAGGCAGGCGGAGCAGCTCCCCACCGGCCCCGGCAGCGGCAAGATCTCTTGCATGCccatggcgccggcggtgCCAGCGTACCCGGTGATGCCCACCTCGGGCACGCCACCGTACGCGACGGCGTACGCCACGCCGAGCTTCTCGCCGGCGCAGCTGTCGAGCCCGTCCAAGATCGGGAGGGCGCTGCTGGTCGACAGGCGGTcgcacgacggcggcagcaTGGAGTTCATGGGGATGGCGGTTAGCAACGCCGTGTTCGACCTCCCGGGGCTGtga
- the LOC102709564 gene encoding uncharacterized protein LOC102709564 isoform X2, whose translation MDARKKSPPATAAGTTPAAANGYFSTVFAASPLANAKDAKQTDLYAMLNKQNSKGQNGGGFSDGKSHTSTKGRTTCKDGKHSYPNESSESPYFGSSVHYGGREFYGNTPQKQGDESPGDHKEENPDGSLATRGDWWQGSLYY comes from the exons ATGGACGCCAGGAAGAAATCGCcgcccgcaaccgccgccggaaccacgccggcggcggccaacgGATACTTCAGCACCGTCTTCGCCGCGTCGCCTCTG GCAAATGCAAAAGACGCGAAGCAGACGGACCTGTACGCTATGTTGAACAAGCAGAATTCCAAAGGGCAGAATGGCGGTGGTTTTTCAG ATGGAAAATCCCACACTTCTACTAAAGGTCGCACTACGTGCAAGGATGGAAAGCATTCCTATCCAAACGAGTCATCAGAGTCTCCATATTTTGGCTCTTCTGTGCATTACGGTGGTAGGGAGTTCTATGGTAACACTCCTCAAAAGCAGGGCGATGAATCACCTGGAGAT CATAAGGAAGAGAATCCGGATGGCTCACTGGCTACCAGAGGTGATTGGTGGCAAG GTTCACTCTATTACTAA